One Solanum pennellii chromosome 9, SPENNV200 DNA segment encodes these proteins:
- the LOC114074036 gene encoding uncharacterized protein LOC114074036 — translation MMRDRLATAYSRQKFYADNKKRALEFEVGDPLYLRISPMKGVMRFGKRENVDYELKLQEDLASVHPIFHVSMLKKCLGDPASIMPVEGLRAYENHSYEEVPVEIFDRQVKRLRNKEVVIVKVLWRKHLIKVATWEAEDNMISCYLICSVLEVRYTVPKSVFCLRKSMF, via the exons ATGATGAGGGATagattggctactgcttacagtcgtcAAAAATTCTATGCAGACAACAAAAAGAGAGCTCTTGAATTTGAGGTGGGTGATCCATTATACTTGaggatatcacccatgaaaggggtgatgaggtttggtaagagaG AAAATGTTGACTACGAACTAAAGTTACAAGAAGACTTGGCTTCTGTGCATCCAATATTTCATGTttcaatgcttaagaagtgtttaggtgatccagcatccatCATGCCTGTTGAGGGGTTAAGAGCTTATGAGAACcattcttatgaagaggttccagttgAAATATTTGATCGCCAAGTGAAgcggttgaggaacaaggaggttgtcATTGTGAAGGTATTATGGAGGAAACACCTTATTAAGgttgcaacatgggaggccgaggacaACATGATATCCTGTTACCTCAtttgttcagttcttgaggtcAGATATACAGTTCCAAAGTCTGTTTTTTGCTTAAGAAAGTCTATGTTTTAG